A region from the Oceanispirochaeta sp. M1 genome encodes:
- the pyrB gene encoding aspartate carbamoyltransferase encodes MKNVFAGRTIGVVNDLSRDEQLYLYRKTAELKKKYLNNEDVSEFRIVDPDMSAYLIFMENSTRTKESFRNACQFHDIKLNIFDAGTSSFAKQESYSDTIKMLFGYSKRSLFIMRTGEEGVCHFLDEELEEYARKMNYDKAAFLNGGDGKHEHPTQEFLDEFTFLEKKNWDSSEIHIVLTGDLYHGRTIHSKVDGLGVFDKVKVDLVAPAELSMPDHYERRMAENGFEIRKFETIEEYLNQDDIADIWYFTRLQLERMGDKVKEKEHQLREAVTFRKEFLDKIPAASKFYHPLPRHKVYPVIPDFLDHTSYNGWDEQSVNGFFTRTIEISMCGGKIGADFDGEGLRKVKKDKVFIEKVAVTRKSRVEDRYKIGIKPVDNGIVIDHISSGEDQETIWNQIDKIRRILKLNCRSSHGVFHSNDRSIYKGIISLPDVLELNDTEIKKLAAIAPECTLNIVKEASVQEKFRLHMPPQIYNFEEISCKNENCISHPEKHQHVKTYFLRSNESRFVCKYCEKSHSFEDIWDI; translated from the coding sequence ATGAAGAATGTCTTTGCAGGAAGAACCATCGGTGTTGTTAATGATCTTTCACGGGATGAGCAGCTCTATCTTTACAGAAAAACGGCTGAGTTGAAAAAGAAATATCTGAATAATGAAGATGTTTCAGAGTTCAGGATTGTTGATCCCGATATGTCTGCATATCTTATCTTCATGGAGAACAGTACAAGGACCAAAGAGTCTTTTAGAAATGCCTGTCAGTTTCATGATATCAAGCTCAATATTTTTGATGCGGGAACATCCTCTTTCGCCAAGCAGGAGAGTTATTCCGACACAATTAAAATGCTTTTCGGATACAGTAAGCGTTCTCTGTTTATCATGAGAACCGGAGAAGAGGGTGTGTGTCACTTTCTTGATGAAGAGCTTGAAGAATATGCCCGTAAGATGAATTACGATAAGGCTGCCTTCCTTAACGGGGGAGATGGAAAACATGAACATCCCACTCAGGAGTTTCTGGATGAGTTCACATTCCTGGAGAAAAAAAACTGGGATAGCAGTGAGATTCATATTGTTCTGACCGGTGATCTGTATCATGGCAGAACCATTCATTCCAAGGTTGACGGACTGGGAGTCTTTGACAAGGTCAAAGTGGATCTTGTTGCACCTGCAGAGCTCTCTATGCCTGATCATTACGAACGCAGAATGGCTGAAAACGGATTTGAAATAAGAAAGTTTGAAACCATTGAAGAATATCTAAATCAGGATGATATAGCCGATATCTGGTATTTTACCCGCCTTCAGCTTGAACGCATGGGTGACAAGGTAAAGGAAAAAGAGCATCAGCTCCGGGAAGCTGTTACATTTCGCAAGGAGTTCCTGGATAAGATTCCTGCAGCTTCCAAGTTCTATCATCCACTCCCCAGGCATAAAGTTTATCCTGTAATTCCCGATTTCCTGGATCATACCAGCTATAACGGGTGGGATGAGCAGAGTGTAAACGGTTTTTTCACCAGAACCATTGAGATCTCAATGTGCGGTGGAAAAATTGGAGCTGATTTTGACGGTGAAGGTCTGCGCAAAGTCAAAAAAGATAAAGTATTTATTGAAAAAGTTGCTGTTACCCGTAAGAGTCGTGTGGAAGACCGCTATAAGATAGGCATCAAGCCCGTGGATAACGGGATAGTCATCGATCATATCAGCTCCGGTGAAGATCAGGAAACAATATGGAATCAGATCGATAAGATCAGACGAATCCTGAAACTTAACTGCCGCAGCTCCCACGGTGTCTTTCACTCCAATGACAGATCAATCTATAAGGGGATCATTTCTCTGCCGGATGTTCTGGAATTAAACGATACTGAAATCAAGAAGCTGGCGGCCATAGCACCCGAATGTACACTGAATATTGTCAAAGAAGCATCTGTACAGGAGAAGTTCAGACTTCATATGCCTCCACAGATCTATAACTTTGAAGAGATCTCCTGTAAGAATGAAAACTGTATCTCCCATCCTGAAAAACATCAGCATGTTAAAACATACTTTCTCAGATCCAACGAATCACGATTTGTTTGTAAATATTGTGAGAAGAGTCATT